GGGCCGCGTTCATGGCCTATGTGCGCGGGACCGCCGGAGGGCTGGGCCGGATGGCCGGACGGTGCCTCGGAGTGGATGATGCGGCGGGGCTGGGGTGCCTCGATGATCTCGGGACCGGGTATGGGATCGTGGCGATTTTGCGAGCCGGTGATGCGCTCAGGGCGCACGGACGGGTGCTGCTGCCCGAGGATGCGGGGGTGCTGCGCGATCTGCCCGATATTGCCCGGCTCCTGCTGGCGAACCGGCCACCGCGCGCTGCACTCGCGGCGGCACTGCCGGCCGTGCTGGCGCGGCGGGATTTGCAGCGGGTGCGACGCGGCGACCCAATGCGGCCGCGCAGCCTGGGTGATCGGCTCGCGGTGATCGCCGCGGGGCTTTCCGGCCGGATGTGAGACGGATCAGAACCGGTAGGCCAGCATCACCCGGTTATAGATGAAATCGTGTGATCCGTAGGTGTTGGTTTCGTTGCATAGATTATTCGCGCATTTGTTGATGACCATGCGGTCGCGGATGGTGAGGTTCTTCAGCTTCGTCGGGCGATACTGCACGCTGGCATAAAGCGCATGGATATCGCCGCTGTAATAGGTGTTGAAATCGGCGATCGCGCCCATCAGCGACAGGCGGCGGTCGAGGGCGGTGTAGTCCGCGCCCAGGGCTATGGCGTGTCCCGGTCCGAAGGTGACGAGGCTGGTCGACATGAAGGAGGCGTACATCACCTTGTAGTTCTCGTAGGGCGAAACCAGCGCGCCGCCGCCGAAGGCGCCGGGGTGGGGTTGGAGGACGTCGTACCCGAGGAAGAGCTTGCCGTGCGGGATGTTCACCCCGCCTTCGATGCCTTCGAGCGTGGTATCGACATCGTGACCGGGCTGATGGAACATGACCGCATCATAGCGGGAGAACATGCCGGCGCCGGACCATTCGCGCAGGAACTGGCCGCTGACGAAAGGTGTCACCGCGCCGTCATGGCCGAAATCGTAGGTGCCCTGCGTGTAGAACATCCGGGCGAACTGGTAGAAATTATAATACCATGCGGTCGCGTCCACCCTGTGGGTTTTGTAGGTGGCCCCGAAGGCGAGCGTGCCCGGGGCGGGGGCTGCGGTGCGGGGCAGGACGCCTTCCGTGCCGTAAAGATCGTCGTTCTGGTACTGCGTCGCGTAATAGAGGTTGTCCTGAGCATACCGTGACGAGGTGCGCGACTGCCAGGCGAATACCCGGGTGCCGACCAGAGTGATGTCCCTGACCGGTTTCACCGCCACGAACACGCCCTGATAAGTCTGGGGGAACATTCGCGAATCGCGCGGGCCCATCCAGGGGGTCTTGATGATCTGATCGCCGGCGCGGAGCAGCAGGAAATCGTTCCGGTATTGCAGATAGGCCTGACCGAGCGATGCCAGGGTGGGGCCGGTGCCCATCAGGGTCGAATCGATGGTCGCCGGATTGCGCCCGTTGGCCCCGAGGGAGTTGGCGTAGAACAGGCTCGCCGTTGCGCTGAAGCCGCCCAGAACCGGTTCGGTGCTGACGTTCAGGATGCCGCCGAGGCTGTAGGCGTTCTGATTGTCCTTGCGCGGCGATCCGGTCAGGCGGCTGAAATAATAGGAGCGGATCTGGCCGCTGATATGGATGAAATCGGGGCTCGTGGCCGCCTGGGCGTGTGCCCGCATCGGCAGCGCCATTGTTGCGCATGCCAGCGCGCCTGCCGCGAGACTGTGGATTCGCATATCCTTGATCCCCCCTTTTGTGGCCACCCCCACCGGCGGCTCCGGCGACGGAAATGGGGATGGAGCCACCCATATGTCCAATCACGAATATATGCTTGATTGGGCGTCCTCTCGCCGGTGTTCACCATAAATGATATGACATCCGCATGACCGACCAATCCGAGACTACCGAAGGCCCGCGCGGCCTGTCGCCCGTGACCATCGAGCAGGAAATGCGCCGTTCCTATCTCGATTATGCCATGTCCGTGATCGTTTCGCGCGCGCTGCCGGATGCACGGGACGGGTTGAAGCCGGTGCATCGGCGGATTTTGTATGCCATGGCCGAATCGGGCAACACGCCGGACAAGCCGTATCGCAAATCGGCCCGCATGGTCGGTGATGTGATGGGCAAGTATCATCCGCATGGCGATGCCGCGATTTATGATGCCGCCGTGCGGATGGCGCAGGGATTTTCGATGCGGGTGCCGCTGATCGACGGTCAGGGCAATTTCGGCTCGGTCGATGGCGATCCGCCGGCGGCGATGCGCTATACCGAGGCGCGGCTGGCCGATGCGGCGATGGCGCTGCTGACCGATATCGATCGCGATACCGTCGATTTCCAGCCGACCTACGATGAATCCGACAATGAGCCGCGTGTGTTGCCCGCCGCCTATCCCAATCTGCTGGTCAATGGCGGCAACGGCATCGCGGTGGGCATGGCGACCAATATTCCGCCGCACAACCCGACCGAGATCATCGATGCGACGCTGCATCTGCTCGAACACCCCGAGGCGACGCTGGATGATCTGATGAAGATCGTCCCCGGGCCGGATTTTCCGACCGGTGCCATGATTCTCGGGCGTTCGGGCATTCGCAATGCGTTCGAAACCGGGCGGGGGTCGATCGTGGTGCGGGCGCGCGCGGCGATCGAGGAGATTCGCAAGGACCGGCTTGCCATCGTGGTCAGCGAGCTGCCGTATCAGGTCAACAAGGCGACGCTGCTGGAACGGATCGCCGAACTGGTCCGCAACAAGGAGGTCGAGGGGATTTCCGATCTGCGCGACGAGAGCGACCGCGACGGGATGCGCATGGTGGTGGAACTCAAGCGCGATGCGACGCCGGAGGTGGTGCTCAACCAGTTGTACCGGTTCACCCAGTTGCAGACCGGCTTCGCCATCAACATGCTGGCGCTGGATGCGGGGCGGCCCCGGCAACTCGGGCTGCGCGATGCGCTCGATTGTTTCATCGCGTTCCGTGAGGACGTGATTTTGCGCCGCGCGCGGTTCGATCTGAACAAGGCGCGCGACCGGGCGCATATTCTGGTCGGGCTCGGGATTGCGGTTGCGAATATCGACGATGTCATCGCCCTGATCCGCGCCGCGCCGGATGCGGCGGCGGCGCGGGTGGCGTTGATGGCGCGGGACTGGCCGGCGGGCGATGTGATGCCGCTGCTCGCGCTGATCGATGATCACGGCAACCAGGTGACCGAGGCCGGCACGGTGCGGCTGACCGAAGCGCAGGCGCGGGGCATTCTGGAATTGCGCCTGCAACGCCTGACCGGGTTGGAGCGCGACAAGATCCAGGGCGAGTTGCGCGAGGTCGGGGAAAAAATCGGGGAATTGCTTGCGATCATTGGCTCGCGGCCGCGCCGGCTGGAAGTGATGCGCGAGGAACTGGTGGCGGTGCGGGCGCGGATCGGCTCGCCCCGACGCACCAGCATCGAGGACAGCGTCGCCGATCAGGACGATGAAAGCCTGATCGAGCCCGGCCAGATGGTCGTGACCATGACACGGGACGGGTTCATCAAGCGCACCCCGCTGGAAGCGTTCCGCGCCCAGAATCGGGGCGGACGGGGCCGGGCGGCGGCTTCGATGCGCGGGGATGACGTGATCACCCGCAGCTTCAACGCCCATACCCATCAGTTCGTGCTGTTTTTCAGCAAGGGCGGCAAGGTGTTTCGCGAAAAGGTCTGGCGCCTGCCGGAATCCGCCCCTGCCGCGAAGGGGCGCGCGATCGTCAATATCCTGCCGGAACTCAATGGCGATGCGGTGACCACCGTGCTGCCGTTGCCGCAGGACGAGAGCCTGTGGAACGATCTGCACCTCGTGTTCGCCACCGCTGCGGGCAATGTCCGGCGCAACCGGCTGGCGGATTTCCGCAATGTCCGCTCGTCCGGGTTGATCGCGATGAAGCTGGATGAGGGGGATCATCTGGTGGGTGTTGCGACCTGCCGGGAGGGGGATGACGTGTTTCTGGCCACCCGGCTTGCGCGGTGCATCCGGTTTCAGATCACCGATGAGACGTTGCGGGTGTTCGCGGGGCGGGATTCCAACGGGGTGCGTGGCATCCGGCTCGGCAGTGAGGACGAGGTGATCTCGCTTTCGGTGCTGCGTCATGTCGATGCCGACGTCGATCAGCGCGCCGCTTACCTCAAACTCGCCGCCGCCCAGCGCCGGAACAATGGCGAGGATGCCGATGTCGAAACCGTCGAGCCCGAGGAGGTCACGGCTGAGATCACCTTGTCGCCGGAACGGGCCGCCGAACTCGCGGCGGCTGAAGAGATGCTGCTGACCGTCACCACCGGCGGGTTCGGCAAACGGTCCTCGGCCTATGAATATCGCGTCACCGGCAGGGGCGGGCAGGGGATTACCAATATCGCCCTTGCCGCGCGCAATGGCCGCGCGGTGGTTGCGAGTTTCCCGGTGCGCGCCGGGGACGACATCATGCTCGTGACCGATCATGGCAAGCTGATCCGCGCGCCGGTCGATCAGGTGCGGATCACGGGGCGGCAGGCGATGGGGGTGACGCTCGTGCGGGTCGATAAGGATGAACAGGTGACCAGCGTGTTTCCGGTGCTCGATGACGGCGGGGATGCTCCGGGCGAGGACGAATCCGGTGGCTGAGCGCGGGCTGACCGGGCTTTATCCCGGGACGTTCGATCCGATCACCAATGGCCATGTCGATATCATCAG
This sequence is a window from Acidiphilium acidophilum. Protein-coding genes within it:
- a CDS encoding OprD family outer membrane porin, whose protein sequence is MRIHSLAAGALACATMALPMRAHAQAATSPDFIHISGQIRSYYFSRLTGSPRKDNQNAYSLGGILNVSTEPVLGGFSATASLFYANSLGANGRNPATIDSTLMGTGPTLASLGQAYLQYRNDFLLLRAGDQIIKTPWMGPRDSRMFPQTYQGVFVAVKPVRDITLVGTRVFAWQSRTSSRYAQDNLYYATQYQNDDLYGTEGVLPRTAAPAPGTLAFGATYKTHRVDATAWYYNFYQFARMFYTQGTYDFGHDGAVTPFVSGQFLREWSGAGMFSRYDAVMFHQPGHDVDTTLEGIEGGVNIPHGKLFLGYDVLQPHPGAFGGGALVSPYENYKVMYASFMSTSLVTFGPGHAIALGADYTALDRRLSLMGAIADFNTYYSGDIHALYASVQYRPTKLKNLTIRDRMVINKCANNLCNETNTYGSHDFIYNRVMLAYRF
- a CDS encoding phytoene/squalene synthase family protein, whose amino-acid sequence is MTDAELAALVRRADPDRFIGALFAPPERRRWLLTLYAFNHELARAREVAHSAPLALIRLHWWREVVEGATRDHPVANLVREAIGAGALDPVALAALVDAREAEAEPIAGGAAFMAYVRGTAGGLGRMAGRCLGVDDAAGLGCLDDLGTGYGIVAILRAGDALRAHGRVLLPEDAGVLRDLPDIARLLLANRPPRAALAAALPAVLARRDLQRVRRGDPMRPRSLGDRLAVIAAGLSGRM
- the gyrA gene encoding DNA gyrase subunit A, which translates into the protein MTDQSETTEGPRGLSPVTIEQEMRRSYLDYAMSVIVSRALPDARDGLKPVHRRILYAMAESGNTPDKPYRKSARMVGDVMGKYHPHGDAAIYDAAVRMAQGFSMRVPLIDGQGNFGSVDGDPPAAMRYTEARLADAAMALLTDIDRDTVDFQPTYDESDNEPRVLPAAYPNLLVNGGNGIAVGMATNIPPHNPTEIIDATLHLLEHPEATLDDLMKIVPGPDFPTGAMILGRSGIRNAFETGRGSIVVRARAAIEEIRKDRLAIVVSELPYQVNKATLLERIAELVRNKEVEGISDLRDESDRDGMRMVVELKRDATPEVVLNQLYRFTQLQTGFAINMLALDAGRPRQLGLRDALDCFIAFREDVILRRARFDLNKARDRAHILVGLGIAVANIDDVIALIRAAPDAAAARVALMARDWPAGDVMPLLALIDDHGNQVTEAGTVRLTEAQARGILELRLQRLTGLERDKIQGELREVGEKIGELLAIIGSRPRRLEVMREELVAVRARIGSPRRTSIEDSVADQDDESLIEPGQMVVTMTRDGFIKRTPLEAFRAQNRGGRGRAAASMRGDDVITRSFNAHTHQFVLFFSKGGKVFREKVWRLPESAPAAKGRAIVNILPELNGDAVTTVLPLPQDESLWNDLHLVFATAAGNVRRNRLADFRNVRSSGLIAMKLDEGDHLVGVATCREGDDVFLATRLARCIRFQITDETLRVFAGRDSNGVRGIRLGSEDEVISLSVLRHVDADVDQRAAYLKLAAAQRRNNGEDADVETVEPEEVTAEITLSPERAAELAAAEEMLLTVTTGGFGKRSSAYEYRVTGRGGQGITNIALAARNGRAVVASFPVRAGDDIMLVTDHGKLIRAPVDQVRITGRQAMGVTLVRVDKDEQVTSVFPVLDDGGDAPGEDESGG